ttctgaagaagctgattgagactccATTCATTCCTTACTCGGATCAGTTGGTTGACATGTTCATTAAGTCTTTATTTGCCCCTACGTTTCGCACTGGTTGTActaagctgagcatgggtgatgtgtatgctccagcttaaGGGGGAGTATCGGGATTAGCGCCATATTTTTTGAGGCGCTGAtgtggtctagagatggtaaggcagtgctccgccttatgtgaagtgacgccttatggatttttttttttttgaaacacattttaaaattacttgatgaagattccaaatatagattttttattggtaggtgtatggttttgttaacacttgagatgtatgggatcagatGCGCCCCTAACAGAGTCAAGGCAacggtgctctacgatcagctcgaccaCCGGGAGAGAGTGGTCATAGATCAACTAGCCGTTGTATATAGTTGGGCCCTTGCTTGTTGCCGGAGTTTGCTGGCTCGCCTTTCGCTTCCGAGGGACGAAAGAGAAAGCCCGCCGGAGAAAAAAGTATCTCTTCCCGTCCCGGGTCATACTCCGGTGCGTCCACAGAAGAGGAAATCGCAATACATCTTGCTCAGCAGGCATAACTTGGAGTGGGAGTGTTTCAGGGCCCATGGAGCGGTAAGGAAAGTGGCCGCCAGAGAGGAAGCCAAACCGGCTTATTGAGCGCAGCTAAGCTAATATGCGCAGGAGAAAGCGGAGGTAAGCTCTATTCGGCCCGGAGCATTCTTCCTGCTCGGCCAAGATGTGTTAAACGGAACCTTCTTCATAAAATGTCTGTAAAGGTGGATAATGTTACTACTGGTCTGCTGCTTTGACTCTTTCTTTTTCCACCTACTGTGAcgaaagaaagcaaagaaactCAGCTTCTTGCAGGTCCCAATAAGCGGGTAACTGAGGTCTACTCGTCAAGTAAAGCTTCAGAGGTATGCCCGAGGTTCATACATATGGATATGGTATGGTGGAACTGGGTTGAGGATTGGAAACGGGGAACATGCTGTTAGAGGCCGAACGATTTTATCCAAATCTGACCTATTCACTTAATAGGCTGGATCAAATCTTGGTCATGTCGTCGCGTCACCCCCCGTTCTCGCCCTTAGCAATTAGTGAAGCTGCTGAACTCATGCATCTTCTCCCTATTCCGCTCTTCATTTTCAATGCCCCATCTCATGGATCCCAATTCCATGGATGACCAGCAGCTCCCCCTGCTCTTCCATGTCCCTTTTGGCCGGTCTTTCTTGTCTTGTGAGCGAAAAATGCAAGTTGCCTCCTCTGGGGCAGATAGTCTCAAACTTTCCttgtgtatggttttgttaacacttgagatgtatgggatcagttttactccatcaaaaataaccaaaacaatcaaaacaaaaacacgattcacaaacagggtttggattttcaagggttttaagaaagggctttgagaaggaatcaaggaacaaggaagaaccattgatccagaccaccattttgctctggcagcggtgagcttcattcttctttgacgggagtagaaatatagtggatgaccttaggacttaggcactcattttggcatcatagaggtaagtataataaatatttgtattttttatgtcttcttttttttatatttataattttgtttcataattatgtatttatattatatgttaatatgattgatgattgatgattgatgattgatgattaatgaagatgaacttagtttattcactttattgatttgttttcttgatgaatatcttacattggtataaatatgaacatttaatatttatttaacatatgagtaataagattcaactaagatttgagccaaatagattggttttataaaaaaaattacacaataaCGCCTTAGtagataaggcgacgctttatgcccgccttatcgctaaggcgcttaGAAAGATTTTCAAACGTCtctgtcgccttaccgccttaaaaactatgattagCGCTAACCTGAGGGTCCGATAGGGACTTTTTGGTCCTATCGGGTCCCTATTATTGGTCCTAGGGTTTCATCCTTATGGAGGGGCAGACTTGTACTTTGCCTTGTTATTTTCGGCTATTAATATAACCTCATAACCTGCGATCAGTCTCattctggactgatcgcaggttGTGCTCTGTTTTTGGGATTGCCTGtggtttctcctttctttcttctcctctcttgtcttcttcttctttctttttctggtttattGTTCTGGTTACAAATAATTAATATTGCAATAGGTATGTTGTAAGGGTGTCTGGTACTGCATGTTTCCACTCTGCAAGAACTCCGAATCATTCTCTAGAAGCTCATCCTCTTTATGATAAATGATCTGCTTGCCCCAAAATGACCTGGCCCATAGGATTTAACCAACAAAAGGTGGTGGATGGAAAAGGAGCTTGGAGTTGCTGTACTTGCAACATTCATTTAATTGGGGCCATAATTACAATTTTCGaaagttggattttttttttaagttttggaAATAGGAAGTGTAGTGGTTTTCTTATTTAATATCTATAGGTGTATTTGTCCTGAAGGAGAAAGTTGAAAAGGATGAAGATCTAGGTtttgtagtttctattttgttttattttctactatttctcattatttatatttatttttaacagAGCTGGTCAATGTGTGCCTGCATAGATATATTGTACAGCATGCTTTTTGAGTAAAAAATTAATGTAGGGACAAGTTTCGTTTGTAATATTTTAGTTCCTTGTTGCGTTTGTTAATTGCTGCTGCAAATGCAATTCTTGCTACTTTTATGGAATTTTCTAGCCCTTAGTGTTAGAAATTGGTGTAGAGCTGAGGTTGCTTTCTCTTTACTTCTGATTAATTAAATTTATGGTACCCTTTCTCCAAAATCCTTGTATAAGTTGTTGGAACATCTTCAAATCCTATGATATTCATCTATTGATTTGGTGCCAGATATGGGTTGAGGGCCTAAGCCTGCTGGTTCATGCATTAGATTTTGTTAGAAATACATTTCTACTTGGTCTTGGAGTAGGTTTCAAGACCAAGATGTTTCCTCTAAATGTGAGGATCGGAAACCCCTTCTATGTTTGATCTGAAATTTAGTGGGATACTAGCTTTCTAAGATTACTATCTACCTCATTACCAAAAAAGTCTACTGTATAGCTTCAACTTTTACAAGAGAAGGAGGTGCTTTTGCAAGTAATGCTCTTATAATTTTTCTGCTTTTTCTAGAAAAGGAGATGAGGGTaataaattattgaaatttattGTCCTACCATGAAATTTTTCATGAACTTTGAAATCATTAATAGTCTTAAGACAAGCTTGCACTACCTGCAACTTTCTGGTTCGTTTGTTCTGTGTGCTGTTGCTTGATCCGTCTGATTTACCAAAGCGCTGAACCTAATATTACCGGGTTTGTATTCGAGTACAGCACTATCCCCTGTTGCTTCAACTTAAACAATGAATGAACCTGCTGGGGCACTCACTTGACCACACGGTCGGCCTGTGCTGCtttattttgttgtattttggTAGGTTTGTGAagattttcattattattattgtacttaaggattagggtttgtaTTCAACCATTCATTATCAAATACACCCATATTTCTTAAGCCAAACAGCAACGTGTGAAGAATTGATTTACACagtcctcctcttccttccacTGCTATTCCCCAAGTCACTATCTGGTAGCCTCTCTTCCTCGAGAGTTATCAAAATTGAGGATCTTTCCAAGCACAACCATGATCTTTTGGTGTCATTGTGAATGACCTTGGTAGTTGCACTAGATCATAGATCagattttttcccccttctttgcGTATAGCATTTTAGTAGTAAAAAACTACATAGTATTACAAAATATACTGCTCTCCACAAGGGAAACTGCTTAACGAGTAAGCCACTATGACCAGCAGATCATACAATAAGGTTCACTAGATTATAGATCAGCATTTTGTTCTGACAATAAGGCTCACTAGATTATAGATCAGCATTTTTTTCTGCTGTCTTTAAGATGTTGGGACCTGGGAGTGGAAAGTGCTTTCCTTTTACCGTTTAACATGCTTATATAGTTATATGTATATGGAAATGGTAGAATTTCTTCACCAATCAAGATTATGTTGATCAACATCTTGTTTGAATGGCTCAAAATGCTTTCTATGCATGTATCAATGACTAAATCACATGAAAGAGGGGAATTTGATCGATATGATTTTGTTATGGATTTGAACCAGATGTTTGCACGAGGCAAGTTTGTGTGAATATCTATTTGTGGAGTTTATAtggttgaaattttcaaacctaagatACACAATTTCATTTATAAGTTATATTGTATGCTTCTTTGGGCAATGATCTATAGGGTCGACCTTTGCCATCAGGCAAGCGATGAagatgaggaggatgaagaTGGTAGCTTCCAAGAAGCCTTACTGGAAAAGACACAGGCTAAGTCAGGTTCATCCAACAGGGATAGTCACAGAAAATGCTGCCCTTTCCACACCATTCATGTTGGAAGCCGACAAAAATTTGTGATTTTGGTATGGCAGTACTAAAGTAGCACTCGACATGTACTCTATTTCTCATGCACAATGTTCTGTTATATACTATTTATGTTGTTTATATTGGAGATGAATTCTGGAACAAGTAAAATAGTATATATTGCACAACCTCAGATCATTTTGATGCCTCTTTTCCCAGGTGAGTGTGCTAGTGTTTTTCTTTATGATGGCATTTGCAGTTCTAATTTGGATTGGCAGGGGAAAAAATCGTATTGATTCTTCTGTCGTGGCTCGGGTAAGGATTTAACTCCTGACCAGTTAATTTTTATGCTAACTATCCTTGCAGATCCCCTAGTCTTTCTTGTTAAATAAATTTCTTGAATTACTTGAAAACATTTTAGAAAGATGAACAGTTAGAATAGGACCTACGGCACATGTATAAGAAGGGACAGCATGAAAGTAAACCATCTAGAAAGCATTAGAGACCTATCTAAATACATGAGGTCTGACCAGTCCCTGTTAGCTCAAACCATTTGCTAAAAATAGGCACAATGAGTGGAACCAGATGCTAGTTAAGGGGGCAAATGATCCAGTTTTTCAAATCAGAAGGATCTTGCAAACCCAAGTGGAACCACCCTATGACTACTGTGAACACCATCTACCAAGTTGACAATTGTAAGAGATTAGCAAATCTTAAAACAATATAGAGGTTATTTGGATTTTTCTCTGAATGGATGCCTTGCACTGGACCTAAATAGATTGAAACACATTTGTTGCAGTAGATCTAAAGACACTCGCTGCCCCCTCCCCCCTAGAAAATTCTTTCTAAAAGGCCCTGATTGGCAACCACCTAAATTAAATTTGACAATGTTCAGCTAGTGGGGGTGGGATATCTTTTTCTCTGATTCCCCCCTCCCCTGGAGGTAGGAGGTCAAAATATATCATATTAAATGACAGAATTGGGGCTCACTTCCCAAGATTCAAATTGCTGAAGAGTTCACAACAAATGTTAATGATGTCTATACAACTCAGTCAGCATTAACAATCTTCGCTGGATTCTCCCCATTTGTAGACCTCATAAAATCTAATTAATCATTTCAGCTAGCTAAAGAAACTAAACATCTAAGGACTATCATTGAGGACTCCGAAGTGGTTGAGCAAACCCTTCTTGGATTCATTGAATAAGTATGCCTCCTAAATTCATGCTTTTGTCCACGGAAAATAGTAAAATACATGTTAGTCAATTAAAATGGTGGAAATATTTCAGTTTAATTATAATGTTtaggttcttttatttttatttagctgTGCATTAAGCTAGTTTCTGTACTTTTATTTAAACCTTGTTCTCTCATTTGTTTTTTCCAATAACTATTGTGCAGGTATACATAGATATCTTTTCTGTAGCAATGCTTTTACTTGGTGGAGCTCTGGCTTGCTATGGTGAGCAGTTATACTCTTAAATGGCTATGCTGTCTTATGATCTTGAGTTTTGCATTCCTGTTGGCTTTTTCCTTGAATGGACACCTAAAGGTGGGAGGGGGGGAAGGAATCCTCTAGTCTCTTCTAATATAGTAGACATTATAGAGAATTCCCCAAAGAACTATCTTATTCTTAGTCTTCACAGAAACCTCATATGTGAGGTCATTTTGATTTTGGAAGGCCCTTTCATTCCTTTCAAGCCTGAGGCTCCATTCTTGGTAGCTGGCAAGTCTGGCACAGGAGACCCCAATTTCTTTACCCTTCTAGATACTCTTCTCCCTGCAGTGACAAAACAATTTATGAAGGGAAGGCATTACTCATTTACCATTTCAATGGTTCAAAGAAAACACCCCACACCTCAAACTAAAAGATCAATGAGTGAGGGACTGGTTCTGCAGCACCCAAACAGTAGAGGCAGAAAATGAAAAAGCAGATACCCCTACAGATAAGGTGGTGAATGGTGAGGATACAATCCTTATAAGCAGCTACTAAAAAGAAATGATTTCTCTTAGGTACACACTTTACTAAAATTTTGGTGTATATCAGCCCTGCCAGAGCTCCAAACAATAATTTCCAGAGACAACATACTTATACCGTGTGGGCTCCAGAGCCCTCTTTACTGCTCATCCTGTTGAACTGCCATACCATTTAGAATTTGCAGTAAGGGAGCCAACTGAGGCAGCTTCCGGTTCAAAATTCCGAGAAGTGGACCGAATACATGATGGCATATGAGCATAATCAGCAACTAGAGCTTTTTTGTTTCTGTCCCACTCAAAAATCAATGAAAGACTGTCTAAGAGGGATGGACATCTAGGCATTCTTAAAGTGTAATCACGATTCATGATAGGGGGAGTGTCCTATTGTGGAGTGTGTTTAGTGATAGAATTTAAGCTTGTGATATAGTCTAGGTTtatgtttatttcttttttagttaCTGACTTTAAGTTGTAATTGTGTAATTAGACCTAGACTCTTCCCACTAAGAGTCTAATACTGAAATATAATATATAGTCTATTGCTGGACCATGATAGGATGATTCTGAGTTCTATCGTGTTCCAggattcttctctcttctctcgtcagtttcttccttctcactttcCCTTTGTGAAAACTGTTTATCCATGTATGATTCCTGAAGACGTAGATCTATCATAACAAAACTTGATTTTAATGTGTTGCTTGAAAGTTTATTAAATGCCATGAACCACTCCATAAATTGCACCAACTTGTTCTTATTACATCCTAGGTTTCCTAATCGTTGTGTCCCATATACTTGGAACCAATCACTCTGGTACAGATGATCTGGATCACCAATGAACTTCCAAAGGCATTTAGGAAGAAAGGGCTTCACTCAAAGGAGTAACTCTTCTAAAATCCAAACACCCTTTCTTCTTGCAATGTTCAAGCTTTTGCTGAAATTTTGTCAAATATTTAGGTTTCCCAAGGTGTCAAAACGGAACTCCATGCAACATGTAGGGTTTTGATCATCGACGATATTTGTGGTTTTGATATCATTTCAACTGAACAATGAAACGATACTAACCTTTAATGTAAATGTATAGTTTCAAATGAAatgggtcaaaattttgacccatTTAGTTGGTTTTCTGGTTTCAACTCTAAGATTTGTGgaaaccatattttttttttctgtgattTTTGCCCAAATCACTCCTGTCCAAATGTGGATCAAGTTATGTTGGGTAGTAGTGGAACGCATTGAAAGCGACGATTTGCTACATTTGTAGAAGTTTTGTTTAATATTCAAAGGTTTGTGGAATAGGCCATATTAGAGAATATATACCCTACAACGTATACTACCAACTTAGGTCCAAAGTCAAACTACCATTGTGGGTTTGTGTCTTACAATCTAAGGGTTGCACTATGTTTAGACGGCCTAAAATAAGGTATCCTAGAAGTTTCGGGacctaatttggccatttgggcCTCAACCATCCATTGAAGCATTCCAAGTGATGACCAAAATTTCCTGGTTTCGCAAAATGTTTGAAACTGAACTGGAGTCTTGTCTTCTTGTTTGTGCATGCCTCCTTTCAATCAACTAGATGGAGCAGATGCTTCCTTTGCAATCATCCCACATTAAAAATGCAGTGTCTGATGGTCCATCCGAAGCAAAGAAatcatttaaaatttgaaaatttcccGAACATATTGTCTAGGACTtagaaataaatttaaataaattttaaatttacaaGTACAATCCTGCAGTACTTCCAGATCCAAAAAATGTCTTTTACAGTCAAGTAAGTATGTTTTAAGAATTCAAGTGCTTTACTGAATCTTTTAAAGGACTATCACCATTCAATTCATACTTAATAGAGATAAGCCGACTTTGTACCATTTCCTTCAATAAtccatttgaaattttctttgtcaAGTGCAGGTCTGGTACTGTTCTTGAAAATGAGGAAAGTACGCTCCGACAAAGCTTTGTCTGAGATGTGGAAGGTTAtgatttctcttccttcttcttcttcttttttttttttttttttttttttttttttttaagtaaatgactaaaatagtTGATTTTTCTGTATAAATATCATATAATTTAGATTGAACTGTTACTTAATTTTTAGTTTTGAATTAATAATCTACTTTTGTGTGTCCCTTATTGCTCTGGCTGTGGTAGGTATCTTTTTGAATCCTCAATTTTCTAAATTTAGAAAGTTTGCTACTGGTTGCAGGTTGCAGGTTTGGCAGTTGTCTCTGTTGTATGTTTCACATCCAGCGCTGTAGTGGCTCTTTTTAGTGATATTCCTGTATGTACTTTTCGTCTGCAAGCTTCAGTTTCTTAGCTTGACATTTTAAGTTTGGATTGTGTATTTGCATTCTAAATGCACTTAGTTACTCATTGCAGGTGCTTTATCATTGGCATCCAAAATCCATCAAGGATGTAAAAACTCCAGTTCTAATAATTCTATATTATTTCATAGGTATTCTGCTATTCCtacaaattttcaatttgatttgttAAAGTTAGAACATAATTTAACTCATTAGATATTTGATGGACtagacattcttcttcttcacccccTTCCCTTGTTCTTTAAAGTATTTGTGGTTGGTATTCAGGAACTTAATTTGAGAGTTGAGTGAGATGGAATTCTCtctgttgtaataatgggtttttggGGTGTCGTTAGAATCGAAACAGGGCAATAAGTTCTTTAGGGGTGTATTGCTCCTGGTTATATTCTAGAACATTCtcttcattattataaataaagaaggctaGTGTCAAGTTGGACACAAGTCAGTATTCCTCTCAactcaacatggtatcagaacgGAGATCCAAACCCtaacttctctttctctctctaccgaGAGCCTTTCTACCacatcttttctccttgtctggGCTCTTAGATCTCATTTTCCTGATGATTTGAGAGACCCAACCCCATTTCTCACCTTATCGATTTTGGGTTTTCACCCTAATCAACTTTTATGTGTTATGGTTTTGCTTTCCTTGCTTTTTACATCAACCTGTGTTGATGATGCCTTTCTCTGGTGCTATTCACCTTCTATGTGGTCTATACTAGCCATTTCTTGATCTTATGTTCCCAATCTAGAGAAAATCGACTTTTCAGGGTTTTGAAACTCttatcgatttttgggttttcaggATTTTCTCCCTGCATTTTGCTGCCTAGAGTGGTTATATTAGTTTGTTTCAGCCGTCTCTGCAACTTCTAGAGTGGTAACCATGTCTGGGTCTGCGAGCTCGACTGCATTCACCAGTGGTGACAAATCTGGCACTCATCCCACATTCCTTCcatgtgctatcaagcttgatggtaCCAACTATCTTCTGTGGTCACGCTTGTGCTGCATCTCCATCAAATCCTGTGGTTATTATGGATATCTTACTAGAACTGCAAAGTGACCTACCAtaggtattgatattgataaaTGGGAGTGcaaattctcttgttttggCTTTCCTTGTCCACTCTATACAGCCACATATTTCTAATGGCAGTCTCCTCCTTGACTTTGCTACAAAGATATGGAAGTCCACACTGGATAATTACTCCCAGATTGGGAATAATGCTTAGGTAATTGAACATCGCTAGAAGGTTCACGATTAGAATAAAAAGGGGTTAACATTGTCATAGTACTATTATGAGTTGTGAACTTTTTGTCATGAGTTGGACTTCTTTGAGGAGTATGTTCCCACCACTCCAGTTGATGTCACTGCCTTCTAGAAACGGGAAGACAAGATCAAAGTCTATGATTTCTTGGCAGGGCTGACTATGGAATACAACCAACTACGGGCTCATGTTATGAGTCAGTTTCCCTTTTCTACTTTAAAGCAAGCCTATCCATGATACAACTTGAGGACAACCACCATACGACTATGCTCCCACAACCTATTGCTACTcccaaagaaaaattttctcttgCCTTTGGTACTCAGTCCTACAGTATAGCTCAACAGTCTGGTGGCTTCTCTACCAAAGTGCCCGTGAAGTGCAACTATTGTGGTAAAGAGCATCATACCAAGGAGCACTGTTGGAAGCTCAATGGCTGCCCTGTTGATACATCTGGTAAATATCGTGGTAATCCTGGTCAGGCTAACCATACTGAGTCCTTTGCTCTGACTGTGACTCTGCACCAAACATCTTAGCAGCATCTCTATATTTGATGAGCTTATTGCCTTTCGGCATCTTCTGACTCGTATGGAGCCTTTTGCATCTGCAACGACGAGTTTTGCTCACTCCACTCCATCCGGTTTTGGTACCTATTTTTGTGGTCATAGAATGTCTGTCCAGCCTACCTCGTGGATTATTGACTCTGGGACATTAGATCACATGACAAGTTCTTTGGCTCTTTTCTCTAAGAATACTTCCTTTTCTGGTAGTGTCAAGGTCATATTGGCTAACGAGACTCATTCCATTATTTTGGGAAAAGGCTCTGTTAGCTGTTATTTTACTTTATCTCTTTCAACTGTTTTATATGTTCCATCCTTTCCTACTAATTtattgtccattagtagtctcaCTACCAATTTTAATCGCAAGGTCTTCCTTTTTCtatctcattgtgttttttagGATTTGGTGACAGGAGCAACGATTGGCTTTGGTAGTGTGTGG
This genomic window from Macadamia integrifolia cultivar HAES 741 unplaced genomic scaffold, SCU_Mint_v3 scaffold1250, whole genome shotgun sequence contains:
- the LOC122063209 gene encoding tobamovirus multiplication protein 1-like isoform X3 is translated as MVWWEMLLEMERGRCFPTLLTSVHIGLGCVDCAIAALAFFQLIRIHIRNHQLGWTRQKVFHLMIGISNLGFFIYFVSTVIATCKGWFCWSHACAFVLMACPSIIFLAAFLLLLSFWVDLCHQASDEDEEDEDGSFQEALLEKTQAKSGSSNRDSHRKCCPFHTIHVGSRQKFVILVSVLVFFFMMAFAVLIWIGRGKNRIDSSVVARVYIDIFSVAMLLLGGALACYGLVLFLKMRKVRSDKALSEMWKVAGLAVVSVVCFTSSAVVALFSDIPVLYHWHPKSIKDVKTPVLIILYYFIGSSIPSAFVLWVMKEMPPPHTVGRQAQSRIVTFIRDRPATMHHPQRWTTITSAQNQASRASPI
- the LOC122063209 gene encoding tobamovirus multiplication protein 1-like isoform X5, with the protein product MVWWEMLLEMERGRCFPTLLTSVHIGLGCVDCAIAALAFFQLIRIHIRNHQLGWTRQKVFHLMIGISNLGFFIYFVSTVIATCKGWFCWSHACAFVLMACPSIIFLAAFLLLLSFWVDLCHQASDEDEEDEDGSFQEALLEKTQAKSGSSNRDSHRKCCPFHTIHVGSRQKFVILVSVLVFFFMMAFAVLIWIGRGKNRIDSSVVARVYIDIFSVAMLLLGGALACYGLVLFLKMRKVRSDKALSEMWKVAGLAVVSVVCFTSSAVVALFSDIPVLYHWHPKSIKDVKTPVLIILYYFIGSSIPSAFVLWVMKEMPPPHTVGRQAQSRIVTFIRDRPATMHHPQRWTTITSAQNQI
- the LOC122063209 gene encoding tobamovirus multiplication protein 1-like isoform X4 — encoded protein: MVWWEMLLEMERGRCFPTLLTSVHIGLGCVDCAIAALAFFQLIRIHIRNHQLGWTRQKVFHLMIGISNLGFFIYFVSTVIATCKGWFCWSHACAFVLMACPSIIFLAAFLLLLSFWVDLCHQASDEDEEDEDGSFQEALLEKTQAKSGSSNRDSHRKCCPFHTIHVGSRQKFVILVSVLVFFFMMAFAVLIWIGRGKNRIDSSVVARVYIDIFSVAMLLLGGALACYGLVLFLKMRKVRSDKALSEMWKVAGLAVVSVVCFTSSAVVALFSDIPVLYHWHPKSIKDVKTPVLIILYYFIGSSIPSAFVLWVMKEMPPPHTVGRQAQSRIVTFIRDRPATMHHPQRWTTITSAQNQAGA